The Pichia kudriavzevii chromosome 3, complete sequence nucleotide sequence TTACCAAATAGCCaaactttcaaaagaaacaccaGATATTGGGCCTTTAGATTTAGTGATGAGCTATTCGAATATGTGTTTACAGAACACAACTTTACAGTTATATTATGATAAATTTTTGAGTGACACTGGTGTTAAACTCGTAAATAATGCGTCAATTCTGTCAATGTCATTGCTTAGAAACCAAGAGACTAAATCTTTCCACCCAGCATCTTCTGAGCTAAAGAAAAGATGCCATGAATTGGGTTCTATGCTACAAAACAAGTACAATGTCGATCTAGCCGATTTAGCAACAAGATTTGCAATTAGAGAATGGAAGGACAAACATGGCAAAACTGTACTGGGTGTTTCCACTGTTGAGGAACTGGAGATTGCTTGGAAGCAATatcaacttgttcttgATGGTTCCCTGGATGATAAAGACAGAGAATTGATAGACATTAGCAGAGAATTCTTAGGTGAGCATCTTAATGAAACCTGGGAAAGCGGTATTAAACATtaaacaaaagaaactaaaataCATAGCGTAATACGTTTTTGTGTAGTAACCTTTAAACATTCACTATAATTTGGATGGGATTCCACCACCGACCAATTTAATTGctgcaaaatcaataaccTTTGTGTTTCTTTCAACACACCAGGTTTGAAATTTAACGAGGTTTCCTGATCTCCAAGCTAGAATTTTCAACGTCTCGCCAGGGTAAACGAAACTAGTAAATCTAGccttaatttcatcaaataaacCATAGTGATCCATTAGTACTTTTGCACTAATACCGAAGAAACAAAGTCCATGCAAAATAGGTTTATCAAAATTACCACCTTTAGCAAAAGCCGGATCTACATGTAGGGGATTATAATCTGCATTGAGGCGATAAAGAACAGCTTGGTTTTCATCTGTTTTGAATTGCCCCTCAAAATCAGGTGGACCAGCCGCTTCAAAATCTTTTAGGTAGAAGTTTGATATGCCTTCTgcttcttttgaaaaaatttcGTCCTTACCGCTTTGGGTTTGGCCATCTCTAATGAAGTATGACCCGACGTTGGTAAATAGTAAATCTCCATCTTTTTCGTATGTTTTATAACCGGAACGCAATAAAACGCTTTTCTTGCCTTTATTACGTGCTTCAAGTGGGAAAGACTTAGTCTTCAACTTGCCGCTGGTGGgaattggaaatttgtTGATCTTGAGGTAATGTTCGCCATGTAATAGTTTCATAGGGTTGTAGTTCTCAATAATATCGTCGAAATTCAATCCACCATCATCCCCACTCATAAAAGGAATAACCCCAAATGTAGGAATTGCTTGGAAATTACTATTAGACTCATAGACATATTTGAGTTCTTTACTAGTGGCACCAACAGAGATATTATAAAGAATGAGTTTATATTGATCATACGTGTAAACTCCTTCTTCTGTATCACCGtgttcttcatcttcatcttcatcatctttttccatctcctccttctcatcatcatcttcttcttcttcttcatcatcaccaactGCTTGTAAAATAGCTACTGATGATTCTTCTGCAGATTTCAAGGTAATTGGATTACTAAAGTCAATAACCTCATTCCAATGTTCTTGAATAAATTCAGGTGtaatattttcatcttgAGAAACAGCACCTTTGGCTCTTTGCCATCTAGTGTTGCCAATCCAACCAGCCCCAACCTCAAATAACTCTCCAGTCAAACCACCATTTTCCTCGGCACACAATAGCACAACTATGGGAGATACCTGCGAAGTTGAAAACTTATtaagttcattttctttaaatatCGTCTTGGTCATTGCAGTTTCAGCATGTGGAGCAATGGCATTACATTTAATACCTATCTTTTTACCTTCAATGGCCAAAGTCCTTGTAAACGCTAATATACCAGCCTTTGCAGAAGCATAATTAGCCTGACCAAAATTACCATAAATAcctgatgttgatgttgtatTCACAATAAAACCTGATTTTTTGTCGGTAAATATTGGCCAGACCAATTTGCACAACCTATATGTGGCTAAcacatgaatttgaatcaCTTGGTTCCATTCCCTTTCGGACATCTTGATGAATGATCGATCTCTCAATATTCCTGCATTGTTGATCAAGATATCAACTGTACCAAAGGAATCAATCGCAGTTTTAACAATGTCTTCAGCTTGCGAATATACATCATGTTTAGAACCAACTGCTTTTCCACCCAacctttttatttcttcaacaacgGGATTTGgatcattgaaatcattcACCACAACTTTTGCTCCATATCTTGCAAACCAAAGGGCATGGGATTTACCTAAACCACTACCAGAACCAGTAACAATGACAACTTTGCCTTTAATTGAATTAATTTTGGTGGATCCTTGATTGTTTGGTTTTAATTTAGAGGTAATCTCCCAAACCTTGTTGTAATCCTTTAGCATGGTTGGATAATCAAATCCTTCcttaaaattaaaaatcTCAGTAAACCTATTAAGAATAGCTTCTGGTGTAAAAGTATCGCTTTTTGGATTCAGATATAAGCCTTTTGATCTTTGCCATTTAATTTGTGCAAACATTCCAGCCGCAACTTCATAAATAGAGCCTGTGGATGGACATTGCTCCGAAATTAATAATAGAACCAATGGTGCTATTTTTTCGGGCGATAATTTTTCCAAGACATCAGGAGGTAAAACTGTTTCAGTCATTCTTGATCTTGCTAAAAGAGATATAATATTAGTTTTTATATTGTATTTGAGTCCTTCCTTGGCCAAAGTTTCACCAAACCCAACAAGTGCCAATTTGGCACACGAGTAGTTTGCCTGACCAAAGTTACCATATAACCCAGCTGGTGAGGCAGTCATGATAATTCTACCatagtttttatttttaaagATTTCCCAACATAGTTTGGTCAATTTAAAGGCACCATTTAGGTGCACGTCCAAAACATCCGTAAACTGTTTCTCTGTCatctttttgaaacttgcgtctttcaaaattccaGCATTGTTGattaaaatatcaacagtTCCAAAACTATCCAATGCGGTCTGCAAGATTCCCTGCGGATTCGTAACCAAATTATCATAATTTGCAACAGCCACACCTCCATTTCTCCTGATCTCCTCCACAACCACGTCGGCCGCCTTTGTTGAGCCGCCAGAACCACTTAAAGTACCACCAAGATCATTAACAACAACTTTAGCACCTCTTGAAGCAAACTGAAGTGCATAGACTTTTCCTAAACCACCACCTGAACCAGTAATAATTACAACCTTATCCTTGAGAGAGATTTGcgccattttctttgtataTCTATTTAGTCAACTACTCTATCAACTATTTGTTGCGTAGCTCATTTTGAAGGGGATTTGTCCTCCTATTTATATCCAAGGTAGCATGTTGTGTTAGAGCAAATGAGCAAATGTTTCCCCGAAAAGAAACTCCGAGCCGGTGTAACCCAATTTGTGGGGAAGGGAAATTTTGTCACTGTAtattaagaaaaaaaaaaaaagggggggAGAAGAAGAGGGAAGGGGAATCATCTTAAGGAAAGAGGGGTAACAAAATCATATAGGGAGGGTGGTTCGAACCTGTTGTGTGgtatttgtttttcattacATATTCTATTTAGATGTAGCTAAGGTGAAATTCAGTTCGACATGATCCCGGCATCGGAACtaagtttttcatttgCTCCATATATGTGGATTATGATCAACCAATACGGTAGCACCAGAACGCAAGATTGGAGATGACTGTATTCACTACAATAATCAATCCAGAAGATTTCCATGATCCAAGGTTCCATTCACCAACACTGGTTTCTCCAACTGTTCAATTTCAGTTACTTCCGATGAGGTATTTAACAACATACAATTTACAGCATTACCTTTTCGATATACACCGGCTACCAGCAGAAACACACAACAACAGTATACTGTCGGTAGCCATATCTAACGTATCATTTGAAGGTTATGGTTCTATCAATCTCCTAAAGGACCAATTTGATATACTTTGGGACAATTCGAAACTGAAAAGGTTGGATATTGATTTTACCAGATTTTCATTCAAAGATCGAATTTTTGGGAGggttgtttctttgatcaACCATATTCTGAAAAATACAGAATATAATGCATTTTTAAGTGTAACTCTTGccattgagaaaaatatgAATCTGTCGGATGAATCcatgaagatattgaatttattaCATGCTGAATATATTAACATCAACATGATAAACCTACTAGTTCCTAAAGAGTTTAAAAGACGAGGAAAAACGTGGGCAGATATGCTGAAAACGATCTTGTCTAATGTGGAGATGCAACTACGAGGTTATGATGCTGAAAATACACATTTTATAggaaacattgaaaaatatattggAATTACCTTGGATTGTGATATCACTAATGACGATATATCATCGATTCGACATTCTGTTCGTAATACTGTGATTCATGGcgaaagaaaaaacattaCAGATGATGAGCTTATGGTTATATGGAACTGGTCTAACAATATTGGGTTGGGACAGTTACAAATAAAATCTTACTTAACAAACTCGAAAAACGTCAAAAAGTTCCTTGAAAGAAACCAGTTACGTCTGCAAAACTATAACTCTTTAACATTACCAAAAGATGCCTTACTACAACTAGCAAACGAAGTTTCGGGAGGCAGGTCGCTATCCATGGCATCCGTGGAATCTATGGTTACAATTGACGACTATGTACCTATTCCATATTTCGAAGTGCAAAGGGGTCTACCTGATTATGAGACTGCCTTAAATGATAAGGTAAACGAATTCAATTTCTCggaaaatgataataataCACTCCAAAAATTACCCAGTTATACATCACAATTCTATGTTCCAAAGAACCAATAAGCatagaagaaatcaatgcTGCAAATCTGTATCCTATGCAGATAGATACTTCTCAGCAACATTTTTATACCACTCGATTTGGGATTCGGAGAATTCCCATTTTTTACCCTTTTGATCGGGCTCTTGTCCAATTTCCTCATAAACACAATAGTAGTATCTATTACAGAGACTAACTCCGTCTGTTGGTGGGAATTCACTCCCAGGTTTGTAATCCGGGGGGATAATAAAAGCATCAAAGTCAACTGCTTGTTTATAGTATTTattcaattcttctttaCTCTTTATATCAACGCCAATATCAGATACATGTTCAATATCGTCACGTAGCATATCGTCAGACATTTTATGACAATTGGTAATACCAGAATTCAACCAAATTAACTCATTCGTTTCGGCAAGGGCATGTGCAGGATGTGCAGAACAAATTTTGTAACGATCACCACCTTCAGCTAGCAGTAGTTTCCCAACATTACCAGTCCAATAATCATCGAACTTGTATTTATCAAACCCGGACATCACCAACCCCAGCCAAAaatgttctttttctccCCAAGTTGCAGCTCTAAATGGCTCGACATTGGATAGCCATAGGGCCATCAATACCCCATTCCAATATAACTCCCTGTTAATCAAGAAGAGACCTGCCTCCATATAGTGGAAATATCTACCTGCAAAATATTCACTTTCAAAGTGCTTAGGACTAATATAAGGcatgttgaaaatttgatgGTCGATTAATGAAGGAGCGGTATCTTGGATAAACTGATAATAATCCTCACCTAATCTTAGTTCTGCACTTCtgtctttgaaaaacaaagtatTTGCCTCTTTATACACTTTagttttgaacaaatcCTCCAAAGACTTGAAAATAGCAACATCGGTATCTAATAAGACCACTTCTTTGAAAGTATTGAATCCATAGGCTAGcattttattaaaaaaactTCCAAAAGAACCCTTGTATTCCTCATTCAAGCATGGTGAAACATCTACAAACCAGATATCAAACAAAGGTTGCTCGttgttcttcatcaaaGCCTGTGTCAACTTCAGTTTCCCATCATTGGACAAGTCACCCCGGTGGAAAAACTGAATAGGCAACGTATTACTCAAAGCCTTCAAATTGCCAATTAACTTAGTTGCTTCCTTGACATAATTGTCCGACAATGAGACAATAATACCTCTACCTTCAAGGTTTGCCTTGAAATACCTCCAAAAGGGGACTCCTTTATCCACCGGTTCCATGCTCACCCCCTGGCGTTTGTAGCTATCCACACTGAGCTCGTCTATCTTTGCATCTCCTTTCTCTGGCTTCCCATAGCTCTGCACACCGCTCCAGTGCTGAAACACAGGAAGCTTCCTGCTCAAATATGGGTACATCTTTTCGTCCCATTCCGGCACAATGGCAAAATCGTTAGACATGTAGCAATGGTTGTAGAGATTCAAATGGACCAAGTCTTGAGATTTGGTCTTCTCTGCATGAGAAAATGATTCGCCTAGTTTTGGCGTCAACGTCCAATCCGGCTGCTCCTTGAACAAATGAGTGAAATAAGCACGGCATTTCTCCTCTAGCGATAGTTTCGGGTCAATAAACTGATGGTATGGTCTATATTCAATAGACAACTCGGACTGTTCTGTAGGAGTAAGCAGAACTTTTGGCCACTCAAAATTAGTAGAGTACAAGAGATATCCAAGCAACGCCAGAAACAGCAACACGACAAGCTTGATATAAGTAAGGAACGTCAATCTCAATAAGCGCATTGCAGAACGAGAATGGTGTCCTTCGGAACAccaaacaaacacaaaagACCTTGTAAGAGAGAAGCCCTCGTCTACTATACCATATAAGAAACTTCCATCGGTAAATGTTTTCCCCCATAATCACCACCACAAACATATTATTTTCTCTCCCCCTTGTAATTCCGTCTCGGGAAATTATTTACGCGTGCGTGATAGAACAAACAGTAATTCCTTCGTTTTCTAATTATAGCTACATGGTGGTGGCCTGACGGTCCCTTCACTCCAGCAACAAACACAGAAATCGCCATTTACAGATATCGCCATTTCCAGATACTGGTGTTACCATCTAGAGTTCTTTGTTCTCTTGCTTGTCGAGTTGCATAGTTTACAATTCAACAAAGCTATCAGAAGAGGtaatttttcttattgTTTTCCATCACAGGAAAATATCACTCTGCTTGACATGTTTAGAGATATCGGTATGTATAGAATAAAAGTTTTGACGCATCGAATTGTTTCTCCATCTCGTCTTTTTCCCTCTCTCGATTAATTGGGAAACATGCTACGACGTGGTAACATACGGAGACACGGACACATAAATCTACAAAATGCCCATAgtggggaaaaaaaatatatatatatacataaaTATACATAACTCTGTATGTAGATGTTTGAGTTTGAGTTTTTGAGTGTGTGAATGTATAATTGTGCGGAAGCTAAGTCTATGCCTGCACGTAACGGTCGGCAACAACATTGTACCACTTGATTTGAGGCTTTGAAAATTCCCATTTGATCCCCTGTTGGTCATGATCAGGCCCAATAGAATCATAGACACAGTAGTAGTACCTGCTACACAAATCCATGATTTCCGTAGGCGGGTAATCTGTAGCTACCTTGTATTCGGGAGGGACAATGAATGCATCAAATGAAATGGGCTGTCTGTAATATCTCTCGAGTGCAGGAATGCTCTGGATGTTGTACccaatatcaaagattttctcaatatcATGTGCCAAAACTTCATTGTTGACCTTCTCACAGTTGGTAATCCCTGAATTTATCCAAGCCAGTTCGTTACTTTCAGATAAAATGTGTGCCGGATGGGCAGAACATATCTTGTGTCGTCTGCCATTATCAGTGGCTACAAGTTTCCCAACGTTACCAGTCCAGTACTTGTCGAACTTAAAACTATCCTCTCCAGACATCACCAACCCCAGCCAGAAATGCTCCTTCTCGCCCCAGCTAGCCATTTTGAAAGACTCGACATTCGACAACCATAGAGCCATCAGAACACCGTTCCAGTATATTTCCCTGTTGATCAGGAAGAGGCCCGCCTCCATATAATGGAAATACCGTAACTGGAAGTATTCGGTTTCAAATAgattcaaatcaacaaaaggCGCTCCGAAAATCGTGTGGTCCAAATATGAAGGTGCTGTGTTTTGAATGAAGTTGATATACTCGTCACTCATTCTCATTTCGGTACTTCTatctttgaagaacaagGTTTTGGACGATGAGTAtattttggattcaaaGAGTTTATCCAGCGGTTTGAATATAACCACATCTGTATCCAGCAGTACAATTTCCTTGAGGGAATTGAATGAATATGCCAACATCTTATTGAAATAACCATCAAACGAATCTTTGTAGACATCGTTCAAGCATAGGgaaacatcaacaaaccATAGGTCGAACAAAGGCAATCCATTCTCTTCTCTGACTTTTTTCGACAATCTCAGTCTATTGGCATATGACAAGTCGCCACGGTGGACTATTTGAACTGGTAACTCGTTACCGAGTGTCTTCAAATTATCCATCAGTTTTACTGTTTCCGTGATAAA carries:
- a CDS encoding uncharacterized protein (PKUD0C08510; similar to Saccharomyces cerevisiae YMR041C (ARA2); ancestral locus Anc_2.604); this encodes MSLNLKKVSGTLSGISPLIVGGAVFNTQYNDNPTALPIYRLLEKAFSLGINAIDTSPYYGPSEELLGNTLRQMAEDGKVERNNYYICTKVGRLHLDDFDYTPSWVEKSVTRSLQRFHTSYLDVVFLHDIEFKTADDIIGALQMLMALKKRGLIRYVGISGYPVHFLYQIAKLSKETPDIGPLDLVMSYSNMCLQNTTLQLYYDKFLSDTGVKLVNNASILSMSLLRNQETKSFHPASSELKKRCHELGSMLQNKYNVDLADLATRFAIREWKDKHGKTVLGVSTVEELEIAWKQYQLVLDGSLDDKDRELIDISREFLGEHLNETWESGIKH
- a CDS encoding uncharacterized protein (PKUD0C08520; similar to Saccharomyces cerevisiae YKR009C (FOX2); ancestral locus Anc_2.521) — encoded protein: MAQISLKDKVVIITGSGGGLGKVYALQFASRGAKVVVNDLGGTLSGSGGSTKAADVVVEEIRRNGGVAVANYDNLVTNPQGILQTALDSFGTVDILINNAGILKDASFKKMTEKQFTDVLDVHLNGAFKLTKLCWEIFKNKNYGRIIMTASPAGLYGNFGQANYSCAKLALVGFGETLAKEGLKYNIKTNIISLLARSRMTETVLPPDVLEKLSPEKIAPLVLLLISEQCPSTGSIYEVAAGMFAQIKWQRSKGLYLNPKSDTFTPEAILNRFTEIFNFKEGFDYPTMLKDYNKVWEITSKLKPNNQGSTKINSIKGKVVIVTGSGSGLGKSHALWFARYGAKVVVNDFNDPNPVVEEIKRLGGKAVGSKHDVYSQAEDIVKTAIDSFGTVDILINNAGILRDRSFIKMSEREWNQVIQIHVLATYRLCKLVWPIFTDKKSGFIVNTTSTSGIYGNFGQANYASAKAGILAFTRTLAIEGKKIGIKCNAIAPHAETAMTKTIFKENELNKFSTSQVSPIVVLLCAEENGGLTGELFEVGAGWIGNTRWQRAKGAVSQDENITPEFIQEHWNEVIDFSNPITLKSAEESSVAILQAVGDDEEEEEDDDEKEEMEKDDEDEDEEHGDTEEGVYTYDQYKLILYNISVGATSKELKYVYESNSNFQAIPTFGVIPFMSGDDGGLNFDDIIENYNPMKLLHGEHYLKINKFPIPTSGKLKTKSFPLEARNKGKKSVLLRSGYKTYEKDGDLLFTNVGSYFIRDGQTQSGKDEIFSKEAEGISNFYLKDFEAAGPPDFEGQFKTDENQAVLYRLNADYNPLHVDPAFAKGGNFDKPILHGLCFFGISAKVLMDHYGLFDEIKARFTSFVYPGETLKILAWRSGNLVKFQTWCVERNTKVIDFAAIKLVGGGIPSKL
- a CDS encoding uncharacterized protein (PKUD0C08530), giving the protein MTVFTTIINPEDFHDPRFHSPTLVSPTVQFQLLPMRYLTTYNLQHYLFDIHRLPAETHNNSILSVAISNVSFEGYGSINLLKDQFDILWDNSKLKRLDIDFTRFSFKDRIFGRVVSLINHILKNTEYNAFLSVTLAIEKNMNLSDESMKILNLLHAEYININMINLLVPKEFKRRGKTWADMLKTILSNVEMQLRGYDAENTHFIGNIEKYIGITLDCDITNDDISSIRHSVRNTVIHGERKNITDDELMVIWNWSNNIGLGQLQIKSYLTNSKNVKKFLERNQLRLQNYNSLTLPKDALLQLANEVSGGRSLSMASVESMVTIDDYVPIPYFEVQRGLPDYETALNDKVNEFNFSENDNNTLQKLPSYTSQFYVPKNQ
- a CDS encoding uncharacterized protein (PKUD0C08540); the protein is MRLLRLTFLTYIKLVVLLFLALLGYLLYSTNFEWPKVLLTPTEQSELSIEYRPYHQFIDPKLSLEEKCRAYFTHLFKEQPDWTLTPKLGESFSHAEKTKSQDLVHLNLYNHCYMSNDFAIVPEWDEKMYPYLSRKLPVFQHWSGVQSYGKPEKGDAKIDELSVDSYKRQGVSMEPVDKGVPFWRYFKANLEGRGIIVSLSDNYVKEATKLIGNLKALSNTLPIQFFHRGDLSNDGKLKLTQALMKNNEQPLFDIWFVDVSPCLNEEYKGSFGSFFNKMLAYGFNTFKEVVLLDTDVAIFKSLEDLFKTKVYKEANTLFFKDRSAELRLGEDYYQFIQDTAPSLIDHQIFNMPYISPKHFESEYFAGRYFHYMEAGLFLINRELYWNGVLMALWLSNVEPFRAATWGEKEHFWLGLVMSGFDKYKFDDYWTGNVGKLLLAEGGDRYKICSAHPAHALAETNELIWLNSGITNCHKMSDDMLRDDIEHVSDIGVDIKSKEELNKYYKQAVDFDAFIIPPDYKPGSEFPPTDGVSLCNRYYYCVYEEIGQEPDQKGKKWEFSESQIEWYKNVAEKYLSA
- a CDS encoding uncharacterized protein (PKUD0C08550; similar to Saccharomyces cerevisiae YNR059W (MNT4)), which translates into the protein MLILTCTLSLARQILSDKVSYFCVIICIYFYLSGWITTSDTAVQLNMPRLRYYLQRNAKLLLFITFVCLLVYLNLKNSEVNTQSQSSWSTTSLKYRPYHQLIDPNLPLEEKCRAYFTHLFKEQPDWKLTPKLGKSYPHSEKTKSEDLVHLNLYNHCYMSNDFAIVPEWDEKMYPYLSRKLPVFQHWSGVQSYGKPEKGDAKIDELSVDSYKRQGVSMEPVDKGVPFWRYFKANIEGRGIVLSSSDDFITETVKLMDNLKTLGNELPVQIVHRGDLSYANRLRLSKKVREENGLPLFDLWFVDVSLCLNDVYKDSFDGYFNKMLAYSFNSLKEIVLLDTDVVIFKPLDKLFESKIYSSSKTLFFKDRSTEMRMSDEYINFIQNTAPSYLDHTIFGAPFVDLNLFETEYFQLRYFHYMEAGLFLINREIYWNGVLMALWLSNVESFKMASWGEKEHFWLGLVMSGEDSFKFDKYWTGNVGKLVATDNGRRHKICSAHPAHILSESNELAWINSGITNCEKVNNEVLAHDIEKIFDIGYNIQSIPALERYYRQPISFDAFIVPPEYKVATDYPPTEIMDLCSRYYYCVYDSIGPDHDQQGIKWEFSKPQIKWYNVVADRYVQA